CCTTAAGGTAATGTTTGATAAGAAGCTCGGTTTGCTGCACATGAATCCGGGCGCCTGCGGCATCAGCGGCTTCCATCAGGTCCGTACCATGCTGCGGTTTGTGATTGACGGGGAAAAAATCAGTGATCTGGAGGTGATTGAACTCGGACAGAAGCGCCCGCCATCCATGCATTAATAACTACCGGATTTCCATATTTGTAAAACAAAAAAAGTCCGAACTTTCGTTCAGACTTTTCTTCGCACTAATAAACTAAGTTTATAGGGTTACCTCAACCGGTCCGCAGATTTTACGAGATCTTCATCCTTCTTGATGGCTTTGTTGGCTAAGACCAAAAAAACGATAGCAACAATCGGGAGGAACATACCAATACCTTTCTCAGAAACGACGGGCGCTTCTCCAGATAAATTTAGCGAGCGGTATACAAATAATCCTAATAAAATTAAATTCAATATCATATTCAGCCTGTTCATCACAAACTGGTTTTGTCTTTTTGCGTACGAAATGATTGCCATGACCGACAATGCGGTACTCAAACCGAAAAGCGGTACATAAATGGTTTCAGCCACAAAAAAAACGTCCTTGCCATCCACCTTCCACAACGGGAAAATGAACGGAAGCACACCGGTCGCGAGGAGCGCGATGGCCATGTAGACGGTCTGTATTCTCTGCAGCATACTGTAGTAATTTCGGCACAAAAATATATTTTCTTTTTAATAATTGCTATTGTCTGCTGAAATATTATTTGTATTATTGCACAACTAAACCGTAAGTACTTCATCCTTCGGTATATTCATTTTCAAAAATTTCACCACCATTCATTCCGAATTGCTCCAATTTAATTAATTCAAAAAACATTCATGTTTGATATTTCTGCATTAAAAGAAATGAAGCTTACTGAGCTTCAGGAAATTGCCAAATTGGCCAAAAACATCAAAACAGCAGGCGTAAAAAAAGAAGTACTGATTGAGAGGATCCTCGCCAACCAGGCCGCTGCCACGACTACCCAGGACAATAACAACGGGTCCGCAGCCGAAGAAGGCAAAGGCAAAAGAACACGCATGTCAAAAGATAAGAAAGACGCTTCCGCAGAGACTCCTCCGTCGCCCAGGACCGCGGAAAGCGCCACATTGTTTGACCAGGCCGTCAGTGAACCCGAGTCGGCCGCAACCACCCAGCAAACTGAACGCAGGAATAAATTCGGGAAGAATAAATTCGACAAAAAGAACCGCAACAACAACAACAACGATTCCCAGGAAACTTTGGGAGACACGCAGGAACAGGCTGCAGAAAGTACTGCGGAAAGGAAGCCGAAAATTATCGGTAAAAACCAGGGTCCGAACCAAAATCCGCAAAACCAGAACAATAACAATAATAACAGCAACACACAGT
The nucleotide sequence above comes from Flavobacterium magnum. Encoded proteins:
- a CDS encoding DUF4293 domain-containing protein, with the protein product MLQRIQTVYMAIALLATGVLPFIFPLWKVDGKDVFFVAETIYVPLFGLSTALSVMAIISYAKRQNQFVMNRLNMILNLILLGLFVYRSLNLSGEAPVVSEKGIGMFLPIVAIVFLVLANKAIKKDEDLVKSADRLR